A stretch of the Streptomyces venezuelae genome encodes the following:
- the cobA gene encoding uroporphyrinogen-III C-methyltransferase, giving the protein MADTPAYPVGLRLAGRRVVVIGGGQVAQRRLPALVAAGADVLLISPSATPSVDAMAETGEIRWERRRYRDGDLADAWYALIATQHREVNQQASAEAERERVWCVRADDASAATAWTPATGRSEGVTVAVLTGNDPRRSAAVRDAVVEGLRDGTLNAPAHRRTGQGNGTGSVALVGGGPGDPDLITVRGRRLLAQADVVIADRLGPRDLLAELPPHVEVIDAAKIPYGRFMAQEAINQALIEHAKAGRNVVRLKGGDPYVFGRGMEELQALAEAGIPCTVVPGISSSISVPGAVGIPVTHRGVAHEFTVVSGHVGPEDPRSLVDWASLAKLTGTLVILMGVDKIGSIAEALVRHGKSADTPVAVVQEGTTATQRRVDATLATVGETVRAEEVRPPAVIVIGDVVAVHTGNRPGDRPADRPTS; this is encoded by the coding sequence ATGGCCGACACCCCCGCCTACCCCGTAGGGCTCCGTCTCGCCGGTCGCCGCGTCGTCGTCATCGGCGGCGGGCAGGTCGCCCAGCGCCGGCTGCCCGCCCTTGTCGCGGCCGGTGCCGACGTGCTGCTGATCTCCCCGTCCGCCACCCCGTCCGTGGACGCCATGGCCGAGACCGGCGAGATCCGCTGGGAGCGCCGCCGCTACCGGGACGGCGACCTCGCCGACGCCTGGTACGCCCTGATCGCCACCCAGCACCGCGAGGTCAACCAGCAGGCCTCCGCCGAGGCCGAGCGCGAGCGGGTCTGGTGCGTCCGGGCCGATGACGCCTCCGCAGCCACCGCCTGGACCCCGGCCACCGGCCGCAGCGAGGGCGTGACCGTGGCCGTGCTCACCGGGAACGACCCGCGCCGTTCCGCCGCCGTCCGCGACGCCGTCGTCGAGGGGCTGCGCGACGGCACCCTGAACGCCCCCGCCCACCGCCGCACCGGCCAGGGCAACGGCACCGGCTCCGTCGCGCTCGTCGGCGGCGGCCCCGGCGACCCGGACCTGATCACCGTCCGCGGGCGCCGCCTGCTCGCCCAGGCGGACGTGGTCATCGCCGACCGGCTCGGCCCCCGCGACCTGCTCGCCGAACTCCCGCCGCACGTCGAGGTCATCGACGCAGCGAAGATCCCGTACGGCCGGTTCATGGCCCAGGAGGCCATCAACCAGGCACTGATCGAGCACGCCAAGGCCGGCCGGAACGTGGTCCGGCTCAAGGGCGGCGACCCGTATGTCTTCGGCCGCGGCATGGAGGAGCTCCAGGCGCTCGCCGAGGCCGGCATCCCCTGCACCGTGGTCCCCGGCATCTCCAGCTCCATCTCGGTGCCGGGCGCGGTCGGCATCCCGGTCACCCACCGGGGCGTTGCCCACGAGTTCACCGTGGTCAGCGGCCACGTCGGCCCCGAGGACCCGCGCTCGCTGGTCGACTGGGCGTCCCTCGCCAAGCTCACCGGCACCCTGGTGATCCTGATGGGCGTCGACAAGATCGGCTCCATCGCCGAGGCCCTCGTCCGGCACGGCAAGTCCGCCGACACCCCGGTGGCCGTCGTCCAGGAGGGCACCACCGCCACCCAGCGCCGGGTGGACGCCACGCTGGCCACCGTCGGCGAGACCGTCCGGGCCGAAGAGGTACGGCCGCCCGCCGTGATCGTCATCGGTGACGTCGTGGCGGTCCACACCGGCAACCGGCCGGGAGACCGGCCGGCAGACCGACCGACCAGCTGA
- the cobT gene encoding nicotinate-nucleotide--dimethylbenzimidazole phosphoribosyltransferase, with amino-acid sequence MTDTGQVPGEGLPDDAGMAEQQQGIPVPVPAPGAYAFQDLADNPGEDEDELLLMPSGQGSWSDPQVVPPVPAYPVEGYTETPYVETPYAETPYAEAGYAEAPYADGAHEAGGRDSGSLDLGGLRVPPPVPPMPAAPVPPARRPLHMGPPVPDASGGVVRSLADRGPAQVPAPAPAPAPAQVPVQAPAPVPAPAAPVVPPVPVQAQVQPGPEYLDLPVQTGGPWQAVAEPAETVVQVPEPPSAETRPEQPAEPALAPQPAPGPEDGGLLSSAVPAGQVAAEPVAEAGGLLPTDIAPEPLPAMPEPVEVPQPVAEVPDAPEVPQVPEVPQIPEVPQVPEAEAEPVPVPAVEEPPALDLTAAPAEPVAMAAPEEQPAAPAEPLPDAVVAEAVPEPEAEAEPALPEPEPAPEQAAPAEPVEPAELVEPAEPAEPVEPAQPVEAANPIEPAAPVEVVELLGPDPYLTPAVEPEPTEQAAAPQPVPAAQPAPVEEAPQPVSAGEPAPGYADAEREAVLRVMRERRDIRNGFRTDPIPHEVLLRVLEAAHTAPSVGHSQPWDFVVIRSAETRRTMHELAERQREAYAKSLPKGRAKQFKEMKIEAILDTPVNIVVTADPTRGGRHTLGRHTQPQMAPYSSALAVENLWLAARAEGLGVGWVSFFDEREMVRTLGLPEHLEVVAYLCIGYVDEFPDEPELMQAGWSKRRPLSWVVHEETYGRRALPGEEPHDLLSETVSGIRPLDAKALGEAWERQKRMTKPAGALGMLEIISAQLAGLSRVCPPPIPEPAAVAIFAGDHGVHAQGVTPWPQEVTSQMVANFLGGGAVCNAFANQVGAEVCVIDVGVAGDLPATPGLLPRKVRPGTADLSTGPAMSREEAVAAIEVGIETARDLVAAGNKGLLTGEMGIANTTVSAALISVFTGVDPAEVTGRGTGINDETHARKVDVVRRALELHRPDPADPIGVLAAIGGLEHAAMVGLILGAASLRTPVILDGVSAGAAALVARAIAPESLSACIAGHRSAEPGHVAALNKLGLRPLVDLDLRLGEGTGALLALPLVQSAARAMHEVATFDSAGVTEK; translated from the coding sequence ATGACCGACACCGGCCAGGTTCCGGGCGAGGGCCTTCCGGACGACGCGGGCATGGCGGAGCAGCAGCAGGGCATCCCCGTGCCGGTCCCGGCGCCGGGCGCCTACGCCTTCCAGGACCTCGCGGACAACCCCGGCGAGGACGAGGACGAGCTGCTGCTGATGCCCAGCGGCCAGGGCTCGTGGAGCGACCCGCAGGTGGTACCGCCGGTACCGGCCTACCCGGTCGAGGGGTACACCGAAACCCCTTACGTCGAAACTCCGTACGCGGAAACCCCGTACGCCGAAGCCGGGTACGCCGAGGCTCCCTACGCGGACGGCGCGCACGAGGCGGGCGGCCGGGACTCCGGCTCCCTCGACCTCGGTGGCCTCCGGGTGCCGCCGCCCGTCCCGCCCATGCCCGCGGCCCCGGTTCCGCCGGCCCGCCGTCCGCTGCACATGGGTCCGCCCGTCCCGGACGCCTCCGGCGGAGTCGTACGCTCCCTCGCCGACCGCGGCCCGGCCCAGGTACCGGCCCCCGCCCCGGCCCCGGCCCCGGCTCAGGTGCCCGTGCAGGCCCCGGCGCCCGTACCGGCCCCCGCGGCGCCGGTCGTGCCGCCGGTGCCGGTGCAGGCGCAGGTACAGCCCGGTCCGGAGTACCTGGACCTGCCCGTCCAGACGGGTGGTCCCTGGCAGGCGGTGGCCGAGCCTGCAGAAACGGTGGTGCAGGTCCCCGAGCCGCCGTCGGCGGAGACCCGCCCGGAGCAGCCCGCCGAGCCGGCCCTGGCCCCGCAGCCTGCCCCCGGCCCCGAGGACGGCGGCCTGCTGAGCTCGGCCGTGCCGGCCGGTCAGGTGGCCGCCGAGCCCGTCGCCGAGGCCGGCGGGCTGCTGCCCACGGACATCGCCCCGGAGCCCCTGCCGGCCATGCCCGAGCCGGTCGAGGTTCCGCAGCCGGTTGCCGAGGTCCCGGACGCCCCCGAGGTCCCGCAGGTTCCCGAGGTCCCGCAGATTCCCGAGGTCCCGCAGGTTCCCGAGGCCGAGGCGGAGCCCGTGCCGGTGCCCGCGGTGGAGGAGCCGCCCGCGCTGGACCTCACGGCCGCCCCGGCCGAGCCGGTGGCCATGGCCGCCCCGGAGGAGCAGCCGGCCGCCCCCGCCGAGCCCCTGCCCGACGCCGTCGTGGCCGAGGCCGTTCCGGAGCCGGAGGCGGAGGCTGAGCCGGCCCTGCCCGAGCCCGAGCCCGCCCCCGAGCAGGCGGCGCCCGCCGAGCCCGTCGAGCCGGCCGAATTGGTCGAGCCGGCCGAACCGGCCGAACCGGTCGAGCCCGCCCAGCCCGTCGAGGCCGCCAATCCCATCGAGCCCGCCGCGCCCGTCGAAGTGGTGGAGCTCCTCGGCCCCGACCCGTACCTCACCCCCGCCGTCGAACCCGAGCCCACCGAGCAGGCCGCGGCCCCCCAGCCCGTCCCGGCCGCCCAGCCGGCCCCGGTCGAGGAGGCCCCCCAGCCCGTATCCGCGGGCGAGCCCGCCCCCGGCTACGCCGACGCCGAGCGGGAAGCCGTACTCCGCGTCATGCGCGAGCGGCGCGACATCCGCAACGGCTTCCGCACCGACCCCATCCCGCACGAGGTGCTGCTGCGCGTCCTCGAAGCCGCGCACACCGCGCCCAGCGTCGGCCACTCCCAGCCCTGGGACTTCGTGGTCATCCGGTCCGCCGAGACCCGGCGCACCATGCACGAGCTCGCCGAACGCCAGCGCGAGGCGTACGCCAAGTCGCTGCCCAAGGGCCGGGCGAAGCAGTTCAAGGAAATGAAGATCGAGGCCATCCTCGACACCCCGGTGAACATCGTGGTCACCGCCGACCCGACCCGCGGTGGCCGCCACACCCTCGGCCGGCACACCCAGCCGCAGATGGCCCCGTACTCCTCGGCCCTCGCCGTCGAGAACCTCTGGCTCGCCGCCCGCGCCGAGGGCCTCGGCGTCGGCTGGGTCAGCTTCTTCGACGAGCGCGAGATGGTCCGTACCCTCGGCCTGCCCGAGCACCTCGAAGTGGTCGCGTACCTGTGCATCGGCTACGTGGACGAGTTCCCGGACGAGCCCGAGCTGATGCAGGCCGGCTGGTCCAAGCGCCGGCCGCTGTCCTGGGTGGTCCACGAGGAGACGTACGGCCGCCGGGCGCTGCCCGGCGAGGAGCCGCACGACCTGCTCAGCGAGACCGTCTCCGGCATCCGCCCGCTGGACGCCAAGGCGCTCGGCGAGGCCTGGGAGCGGCAGAAGCGGATGACCAAGCCCGCCGGGGCGCTCGGCATGCTGGAGATCATCTCCGCCCAGCTGGCCGGGCTGTCGAGGGTCTGCCCGCCGCCGATCCCGGAGCCGGCCGCGGTCGCGATCTTCGCGGGGGACCACGGCGTCCACGCCCAGGGGGTCACCCCCTGGCCGCAGGAGGTCACCTCCCAGATGGTGGCGAACTTCCTGGGCGGCGGCGCGGTCTGCAACGCCTTCGCCAACCAGGTCGGCGCCGAGGTCTGCGTCATCGACGTGGGTGTGGCCGGGGACCTGCCCGCCACCCCCGGGCTGCTGCCCCGGAAGGTCCGGCCCGGTACCGCCGACCTGTCCACCGGCCCGGCGATGAGCCGGGAAGAGGCCGTCGCGGCCATCGAGGTGGGCATCGAGACCGCCCGCGACCTGGTGGCTGCCGGCAACAAGGGACTGCTCACCGGCGAGATGGGCATCGCGAACACCACCGTGTCCGCGGCGCTGATCTCCGTGTTCACGGGCGTGGACCCGGCCGAGGTCACCGGCCGCGGTACCGGCATCAACGACGAGACCCACGCGCGCAAGGTCGACGTGGTCCGCCGGGCGCTGGAACTGCACCGGCCCGACCCCGCCGACCCGATCGGCGTCCTGGCGGCCATCGGCGGCCTGGAGCACGCGGCGATGGTCGGCCTGATCCTGGGCGCGGCCTCGCTCCGTACGCCGGTGATCCTGGACGGCGTCAGTGCCGGTGCGGCGGCGCTGGTGGCCCGGGCGATCGCCCCGGAGTCGCTGTCGGCGTGCATCGCCGGCCACCGCAGCGCCGAACCGGGCCATGTCGCGGCCCTGAACAAGCTGGGCCTGCGCCCGCTGGTCGACCTGGACCTGCGCCTCGGCGAGGGCACGGGGGCACTGCTGGCGCTGCCGCTGGTGCAGAGCGCGGCCCGCGCGATGCACGAGGTCGCCACGTTCGACTCCGCCGGCGTAACGGAGAAGTAG
- a CDS encoding TrmH family RNA methyltransferase: protein MADLITIEDPDDPRLRDYTGLTDVELRRRREPAEGLFIAEGEKVIRRAKSAGYEMRSMLLSAKWVDVMRDVIDELPAPVYAVSPDLAERVTGYHVHRGALASMQRKPLPTAEELLSTTRRVVVMEAVNDHTNIGAIFRSAAALGMDAVLLSPDCADPLYRRSVKVSMGAVFSVPYARLEAWPKSLDSVREAGFKLLALTPHEKASPIDQAAPQRLERVALMLGAEGDGLSTQALVAADEWVRIPMAHGVDSLNVGAAAAVAFYAVAGPATPA, encoded by the coding sequence GTGGCTGATCTCATCACCATCGAGGACCCCGACGACCCGCGCCTGCGCGACTACACGGGGCTGACCGACGTAGAACTCCGGCGCCGCCGCGAACCGGCCGAGGGCCTCTTCATCGCCGAGGGCGAGAAGGTCATCCGACGGGCCAAGAGCGCCGGGTACGAGATGCGCTCGATGCTGCTGTCCGCCAAGTGGGTCGACGTGATGCGCGACGTCATCGACGAGCTCCCGGCCCCGGTCTACGCGGTCAGCCCGGACCTCGCCGAGCGGGTCACCGGCTACCACGTGCACCGGGGGGCGCTCGCCTCCATGCAGCGCAAGCCGCTGCCGACGGCGGAGGAACTCCTGTCCACCACCCGCCGGGTGGTTGTCATGGAGGCGGTCAACGACCACACCAACATCGGTGCGATCTTCCGCAGTGCCGCCGCGCTCGGCATGGACGCCGTGCTGCTCTCCCCGGACTGCGCCGATCCGCTCTACCGGCGGTCGGTGAAGGTCTCCATGGGAGCCGTGTTCTCCGTCCCGTACGCCCGGCTGGAGGCCTGGCCCAAGAGCCTGGACTCGGTCCGCGAGGCCGGGTTCAAGCTGCTCGCCCTCACCCCGCACGAGAAGGCCTCCCCGATCGACCAGGCGGCCCCGCAGCGCCTGGAGCGGGTGGCGCTGATGCTCGGCGCCGAGGGCGACGGGCTGTCCACGCAGGCGCTGGTTGCGGCCGACGAATGGGTACGCATCCCCATGGCGCACGGAGTGGACTCGCTGAACGTGGGCGCGGCGGCGGCCGTGGCCTTCTACGCGGTGGCCGGGCCCGCCACCCCCGCCTGA
- a CDS encoding serine/threonine-protein kinase — translation MAMMRLRREDPRVVGSFRLHRRLGAGGMGVVYLGSDRRGQRVALKVIRPDLAEDQEFRSRFAREVSAARRIRGGCTARLVAADLEAERPWFATQYVPGPSLHDRVAEEGPLTAAQIAAVGAALSEGLVAVHEAGVVHRDLKPSNILLSPKGPRIIDFGIAWATGASTLTHVGTAVGSPGFLAPEQVRGAAVTPATDVFALGATLAYAATADSPFGHGSSEVMLYRVVHEEPHLHGVPDALAPLVRACLAKDPEDRPSTLQLSMRLKEIAAREVQGLTDGRPADRRGRPERVPDRPTEHARPGGPATHAEHAEQRTERRPAGTPAPRPQGGPQSRPSSPRHPGPSSRPTAGRTGGRPAPRTTGAGRRPGRPDPRLLRQRLIVFVVVTLVVALGIAAAQKL, via the coding sequence ATGGCGATGATGCGGCTCCGGCGCGAGGACCCGCGTGTCGTCGGCTCGTTCAGGCTGCACCGACGGCTCGGTGCCGGCGGCATGGGTGTGGTCTACCTGGGCTCGGACCGGCGCGGGCAGCGCGTCGCGCTCAAGGTGATCCGGCCGGATCTGGCCGAGGACCAGGAGTTCCGCTCCCGGTTCGCCCGCGAGGTGTCCGCCGCCCGCCGGATCCGCGGTGGCTGCACGGCCCGCCTGGTGGCCGCCGATCTGGAGGCCGAGCGGCCCTGGTTCGCCACCCAGTACGTCCCCGGGCCCTCGCTGCACGACCGGGTGGCCGAAGAGGGCCCGCTCACCGCCGCGCAGATCGCCGCCGTCGGCGCCGCGCTCTCCGAGGGGCTGGTCGCCGTACACGAGGCCGGTGTGGTGCACCGTGACCTGAAACCGTCCAACATCCTGCTGTCGCCCAAGGGCCCGCGGATCATCGACTTCGGGATCGCCTGGGCGACCGGGGCGAGCACGCTGACCCATGTGGGCACCGCGGTCGGCTCGCCCGGGTTCCTCGCCCCCGAGCAGGTCCGCGGCGCGGCCGTCACCCCGGCCACGGACGTGTTCGCGCTGGGCGCCACCCTCGCGTACGCCGCGACCGCCGACTCCCCGTTCGGCCACGGCAGTTCCGAGGTGATGCTGTACCGCGTGGTGCACGAGGAGCCGCATCTGCACGGGGTGCCGGACGCGCTGGCCCCGCTGGTGCGGGCCTGCCTGGCCAAGGATCCGGAGGACCGGCCGAGCACCCTCCAGCTGTCCATGCGGCTGAAGGAGATCGCGGCCCGCGAGGTGCAGGGGCTGACCGACGGGCGCCCGGCGGACCGGCGGGGCAGGCCGGAGCGCGTACCGGACCGGCCCACCGAGCACGCCAGGCCGGGCGGGCCCGCCACCCACGCCGAGCATGCGGAGCAGCGTACGGAGCGCCGGCCGGCCGGCACCCCGGCGCCGCGCCCGCAGGGCGGCCCGCAGTCCCGGCCGTCCTCGCCGCGCCACCCGGGCCCCTCGTCCCGGCCGACGGCGGGCCGCACCGGCGGCCGGCCGGCCCCCCGCACCACGGGGGCGGGCCGCCGCCCGGGCCGTCCGGACCCGCGGCTGCTGCGTCAGCGCCTGATCGTGTTCGTGGTGGTCACCCTGGTCGTGGCCCTGGGCATCGCCGCCGCGCAGAAGCTGTAG